In the Topomyia yanbarensis strain Yona2022 chromosome 3, ASM3024719v1, whole genome shotgun sequence genome, one interval contains:
- the LOC131687147 gene encoding thioredoxin-like protein 1 has product MAVKAITDEAHFQTELAAAGGKLVVVDFTAAWCGQCRNISPSQGMSIMPMFIFYRARTKIDRMQGADINGLEAKIQKHYVTSLYESGEDYGHGMLDLNTFIQKNRCECLNESNDHPMVNALSSSGGHLVSDCDEQLIISITFNQLVKISAIKLKAPPSHGPKKVSEQDLVLGQKDLVSGSPIPLHFVKFQNVQNMQLFVKDNHSGDETTIIDHLAFIGSPIPTTKMDDFQRVAGKKGESH; this is encoded by the exons ATGGCTGTTAAAGCAATCACCGATGAAGCCCACTTCCAAACCGAACTAGCCGCAGCAGGAGGAAAATTGGTCGTTGTGGATTTTACCGCAGCTTGGTGTGGACAGTGCCGAAACATATCGCCGTCCCAGGGCATGTCGATCATGCCAATGTTTATTTTCTACCGAGCCAGAACAAAGATTGACAGGATGCAGGGTGCAGACATTAATGGACTTGAAGCCAAAATACAGAAACATTACGTCACCAGCTTGTATGAATCTGGAGAAGATTACGGTCATGGAATGTTGGACTTGAACACCTTCATCCAGAAGAACCGGTGCGAATGTTTGAACGAATCGAACGACCACCCGATGGTGAATGCGCTCAGTTCCAGCGGTGGTCATCTGGTGTCCGATTGTGACGAACAGTTGATCATTTCGATTACCTTCAATCAGCTGGTCAAAATCAGTGCCATCAAGCTCAAAGCACCGCCCTCTCACGGACCGAAAAAAG TTTCGGAGCAGGATCTGGTACTGGGGCAGAAGGATCTTGTATCGGGATCGCCGATTCCGTTGCACTTCGTTAAATTTCAGAACGTGCAGAATATGCAGCTGTTCGTGAAGGATAACCATTCTGGTGACGAGACGACCATTATCGATCATTTGGCCTTCATCGGGTCACCGATTCCAACGACTAAGATGGATGACTTCCAGCGGGTGGCTGGGAAGAAGGGTGAAAGCCACTAG